One Archangium lipolyticum DNA window includes the following coding sequences:
- a CDS encoding TonB-dependent receptor plug domain-containing protein, protein MHSTRIAWLPALVGLVCGLAASSGGAAQTKSSPAASASTAKGPAAEAPASQGADAPKARKPLPLPAPSSSNIPKSAPFSGPSTTRPLPPPSALAGVDIPDPLAGPGTDSLEESVQQLLSEAVVSTASKRSQRIADVPMTVSWIPAEELEGTGQFTLCEAIQYFPGMECRRGSMRKAAVSARGLGSNYLSNRLLLLKDGRPLTDPWTGQFYADETTPLNNLKQIEVIRGPGSSLYGSNAFSGVINIIERQPSDLMQDGRDWGVDARLMAGQDRTWRAQATAAGRGGPVEALVNYYGFGSDGPQLFNDPKTGRVDTNQDSLVHQVSGKLNVKGVALDAAFTDADIGRPGGQQISTVGNCGRCHYTPNDVERVQNFNASAQVDQQVTDNLRVFAQGYTLFKRREVQMENAFNDTPNTALGKRRRLGAEARALLTLGDLTLTFGGDYKNDLVNNPNVLPGLSLEETRQDIAGGFVDAEYRPLSQLVVSAGARYDKYMIPEKIWQARTDQLSPRASVVFHARPDLTFRANYGRAFRAPTLAELAINQQMYAATLIGNGNLRAETLDTVEASVDFWPFDRTVRVTGTGFYNLAKNFINQELLFGSTSQFKNVGDARVRGFEVEAAAQVASINSSFDVAYQFLDARALAFEGRPDRPLDYAPAHRVYARGRTNFGKFAFAELYALFVGERYDPGFLANAQTGELEQVKLPGYFTATARVGANVTKGLTVSLLGSNLFNARYEESHGFPAPPLSVFSEIKYQY, encoded by the coding sequence ATGCACTCGACTCGAATCGCTTGGCTCCCGGCCCTCGTCGGGCTGGTGTGTGGCCTCGCCGCCAGCAGTGGTGGGGCGGCGCAGACGAAGTCTTCCCCGGCTGCTTCCGCGAGCACCGCGAAGGGACCGGCGGCCGAGGCTCCGGCTTCTCAGGGCGCGGATGCTCCGAAGGCTCGCAAGCCGCTGCCGCTGCCGGCGCCGTCCTCGTCCAACATCCCCAAGAGCGCGCCCTTCTCCGGGCCGTCCACCACGCGTCCGCTGCCCCCGCCGTCCGCCCTGGCCGGCGTGGACATCCCGGATCCGCTCGCCGGTCCCGGCACCGACTCCCTGGAGGAGTCCGTGCAGCAGCTGCTGAGCGAGGCGGTGGTGTCCACGGCCTCCAAGCGCAGCCAGCGCATCGCGGACGTGCCGATGACGGTGTCCTGGATTCCCGCCGAGGAGCTGGAGGGCACCGGCCAGTTCACCCTGTGCGAGGCCATCCAGTACTTCCCCGGCATGGAGTGCCGGCGGGGCTCCATGCGCAAGGCGGCGGTGAGCGCGCGCGGCCTGGGCTCCAACTACCTCTCCAACCGGCTCCTGCTGCTCAAGGACGGCCGGCCGCTGACGGACCCGTGGACGGGCCAGTTCTACGCGGACGAGACCACGCCGCTGAACAACCTCAAGCAGATCGAGGTCATCCGCGGCCCCGGTTCGTCGCTGTACGGCTCCAACGCCTTCAGCGGCGTCATCAACATCATCGAGCGCCAGCCGTCGGACCTGATGCAGGACGGGCGCGACTGGGGCGTGGACGCGCGGCTGATGGCGGGCCAGGACCGCACCTGGCGCGCGCAGGCCACCGCGGCCGGCCGGGGCGGCCCCGTGGAGGCGCTCGTCAACTACTACGGCTTCGGCTCGGACGGCCCGCAGCTCTTCAATGATCCGAAGACGGGCCGCGTGGACACCAACCAGGACTCGCTGGTGCACCAGGTGAGCGGCAAGCTGAACGTGAAGGGCGTGGCGCTGGATGCCGCCTTCACCGACGCCGACATCGGCCGCCCGGGTGGCCAGCAGATCTCCACCGTGGGCAACTGCGGCCGCTGCCACTACACGCCCAACGACGTCGAGCGCGTGCAGAACTTCAACGCCAGCGCCCAGGTGGACCAGCAGGTGACGGACAACCTGCGCGTGTTCGCCCAGGGCTACACGCTCTTCAAGCGCCGCGAAGTGCAGATGGAGAACGCCTTCAACGACACCCCCAACACGGCGCTCGGCAAGCGCCGCCGGCTGGGTGCCGAGGCCCGCGCGCTGCTCACCCTGGGTGATCTCACGCTCACCTTCGGCGGTGACTACAAGAACGACCTGGTCAACAACCCCAACGTGCTGCCCGGCCTGTCGCTGGAGGAGACCCGCCAGGACATCGCCGGTGGCTTCGTCGACGCGGAGTACCGGCCCCTCAGCCAGCTCGTGGTCAGCGCGGGTGCCCGCTACGACAAGTACATGATCCCCGAGAAGATCTGGCAGGCGCGCACGGATCAGCTCTCCCCGCGTGCCAGCGTCGTCTTCCACGCCCGGCCGGACCTGACCTTCCGCGCCAACTACGGCCGCGCCTTCCGCGCCCCCACGCTGGCGGAGCTGGCCATCAACCAGCAGATGTACGCGGCCACGCTGATCGGCAACGGCAACCTGCGCGCCGAGACGCTGGACACCGTCGAGGCGTCGGTCGACTTCTGGCCGTTCGACCGTACGGTGCGCGTGACGGGCACGGGCTTCTACAACCTGGCGAAGAACTTCATCAACCAGGAGCTCCTCTTCGGCTCCACGTCGCAGTTCAAGAACGTCGGTGACGCGCGCGTGAGGGGCTTCGAGGTGGAGGCCGCGGCGCAGGTGGCGTCCATCAACTCCTCCTTCGACGTGGCGTACCAGTTCCTGGATGCGCGCGCGCTTGCCTTCGAGGGCCGGCCGGACCGGCCGCTGGACTACGCGCCCGCCCATCGCGTGTACGCGCGGGGCCGGACGAACTTCGGCAAGTTCGCCTTCGCCGAGCTGTACGCCCTGTTCGTGGGTGAGCGGTATGACCCGGGCTTCCTGGCGAACGCGCAGACGGGCGAGCTCGAGCAGGTGAAGCTGCCCGGCTACTTCACCGCCACCGCGCGCGTGGGGGCCAACGTCACCAAGGGGCTGACGGTGTCGCTGCTCGGCTCCAACCTCTTCAACGCGAGGTACGAGGAGTCCCACGGCTTCCCCGCACCGCCGCTGAGCGTCTTCAGCGAGATCAAATACCAGTACTGA